Proteins encoded within one genomic window of bacterium:
- a CDS encoding 2-phosphosulfolactate phosphatase, which yields MTFDQAEFDIRCEWGLPGVLNLAPISDAIIIVDVLSFSTCVSVALTRGAKIYPFRTRGAAAVEYAKSLQAEISQSRGKGGYSLSPCSMMTIPTGTKVVLPSPNGASLTLSTGDAPTFTGCLRNAKAVAQAALQFGNRITLIPAGERWHGDGSIRHALEDYIGAGAILQHLPGVFSPEAEAARAVYNNCCNDLLETLARCSSGKELIDGGFEKDIEASAVEDCDNFAPLLQNGCFVPAAIAD from the coding sequence ATGACGTTCGACCAAGCTGAATTTGATATCCGATGCGAGTGGGGTCTCCCGGGTGTATTAAATCTCGCACCGATTAGCGATGCGATTATCATTGTGGATGTTCTTTCGTTTTCCACTTGTGTTTCGGTTGCTCTAACCCGCGGGGCGAAGATTTATCCCTTTCGTACCCGCGGGGCCGCGGCAGTCGAGTATGCAAAATCATTGCAGGCGGAGATATCACAGTCGCGCGGAAAAGGGGGATACTCCCTTTCGCCGTGTTCGATGATGACGATTCCAACTGGAACGAAAGTTGTACTCCCTTCTCCGAATGGCGCCTCGCTCACCCTATCAACCGGCGATGCACCGACTTTCACCGGATGCTTGCGCAATGCGAAGGCAGTGGCACAGGCGGCGCTACAGTTTGGCAACCGGATAACGTTGATTCCCGCCGGAGAGCGTTGGCACGGCGATGGTTCGATCCGTCATGCGTTGGAGGATTACATCGGCGCGGGAGCGATTCTGCAGCATCTGCCGGGGGTATTCTCACCGGAAGCAGAAGCGGCGCGGGCGGTGTATAATAACTGTTGTAACGATCTGCTCGAAACCCTCGCTCGTTGTAGTTCTGGTAAAGAATTAATCGACGGGGGATTTGAAAAGGATATCGAAGCATCGGCGGTGGAAGATTGCGATAACTTTGCGCCATTGTTACAAAACGGCTGTTTCGTTCCTGCCGCTATTGCCGATTGA
- a CDS encoding DUF2157 domain-containing protein, producing MTTEQLLEQVRELAEMGTLTLEEVTEAFLRGMNEEVAETLAYNPEGIQQELEKTVVLNEITNQASNKQLTMEILVRTIHLVSHQQPSKPATNYESPARSAEKKSRKFNFADVLYWVGGVVIFSGILIFVRQQWHQLESFARIALTLGSAAGASLAAVALANETESSRVEQAFQILAALLFPMGISVTFYEFHLRAGENTYTLATFILAAGYTGSYLVGKKHFDLSVATIYSCLFGFGLFGQIVSLFFDESKYTIFEFDQLSYRLLLLGIAVFVAGYVMAKNPNHRKISNGLDGLGTLCLLNGMLLASGFDRKEVGWDLIFPLVMVGVGWFSVYLQSRLVMRIAAFYLVVYLMKITGQYFSGAIGWPTTLIICGFIVIGVGYATHKLTRSYIPRT from the coding sequence ATGACAACGGAACAACTGCTCGAACAGGTGCGGGAACTTGCCGAAATGGGAACACTCACTTTGGAAGAGGTTACGGAAGCGTTTCTTCGGGGCATGAATGAAGAGGTGGCGGAAACTTTGGCATACAATCCGGAGGGAATACAACAAGAGTTAGAGAAGACGGTTGTATTAAATGAAATCACCAACCAAGCCAGCAATAAGCAGTTAACAATGGAAATCTTGGTTAGGACTATTCACCTTGTTTCGCACCAGCAACCATCGAAACCAGCAACAAACTATGAATCGCCAGCAAGAAGCGCGGAAAAGAAATCAAGAAAATTCAATTTCGCCGATGTATTGTACTGGGTAGGCGGCGTAGTCATCTTCAGCGGCATTTTAATCTTTGTTCGGCAACAGTGGCATCAACTGGAAAGTTTCGCTCGCATCGCTCTTACACTTGGCAGTGCGGCAGGCGCATCGCTTGCCGCGGTCGCATTGGCGAATGAAACGGAATCAAGCCGGGTGGAACAAGCCTTTCAAATCTTGGCGGCGTTATTGTTTCCGATGGGGATTTCGGTAACGTTTTACGAATTTCATCTCAGAGCCGGGGAGAATACGTACACTCTTGCGACGTTCATTTTGGCGGCTGGATATACTGGTTCTTACCTCGTCGGAAAAAAACATTTCGATTTATCGGTTGCGACCATCTATAGCTGTTTGTTTGGCTTCGGGTTGTTTGGCCAAATCGTGTCACTTTTTTTTGATGAGAGCAAGTACACTATATTTGAATTCGACCAACTCTCTTATCGCCTACTGCTGTTGGGGATCGCGGTATTCGTTGCCGGGTATGTGATGGCAAAGAACCCGAATCACCGAAAGATAAGCAACGGTCTCGATGGATTAGGGACGTTGTGTTTGTTAAATGGAATGTTGCTTGCTTCCGGATTCGATCGCAAAGAGGTGGGTTGGGACTTGATCTTTCCGCTGGTCATGGTGGGGGTGGGGTGGTTTAGCGTGTATTTGCAGAGTCGGCTCGTGATGCGGATTGCCGCGTTTTATTTGGTCGTTTACTTGATGAAGATAACCGGTCAATATTTTTCGGGGGCGATTGGATGGCCTACAACCTTAATCATTTGCGGGTTCATCGTTATTGGTGTCGGTTATGCCACCCACAAATTGACTCGCAGTTACATTCCCCGAACCTAA